One Capsicum annuum cultivar UCD-10X-F1 chromosome 2, UCD10Xv1.1, whole genome shotgun sequence genomic window carries:
- the LOC107860394 gene encoding alpha/beta hydrolase domain-containing protein 17B, with translation MGAVTSSMAAKFAFFPPNPPSYGVVMEESTGKLKLTEVPEKENVDVLKLQTKKGNEIVAVYIKNPAAILTVLYSHGNAADLGQMYELFTELSLHLRVNLMGYDYSGYGRSTGKPSEQNTYADIEAVYKSLKETYGVKEEDVILYGQSVGSGPTLDLASRLSRFRAVVLHSPILSGLRVMYPVKRTYWFDIYKNIDKIPLVECPVLIIHGTADDVVDCSHGKQLFELSKQKYEPLWVKTGNHCDLELFPEYIKHLKKFISAIEKSTVFRNGSALCMDQTDKPRSSTDCRPRPSTDQREKSRQSTDNRDARTSTDRRDKSRANMDRKSKSVDLSEKANNNSEQPEKARKSIDRFGDMMRSAVLCNIDCFKPVGANV, from the exons ATGGGAGCGGTGACGTCATCAATGGCAGCAAAGTTTGCATTTTTTCCACCGAATCCGCCTTCGTACGGAGTGGTGATGGAAGAATCGACGGGGAAATTGAAGTTGACTGAAGTACCGGAGAAGGAAAATGTCGACGTATTGAAGCTACAAACGAAGAAGGGAAATGAGATTGTGGCCGTGTATATTAAGAATCCGGCGGCGATTTTGACGGTGCTTTATTCGCATGGTAACGCTGCTGATTTAGGGCAGATGTATGAGTTGTTTACTGAACTCAGTCTACATCTTCGGGTCAATTTGATGGG ATATGACTATTCAGGATATGGGCGATCCACTGGCAAG CCTAGCGAGCAGAACACTTATGCTGACATAGAAGCTGTGTATAAAAGTCTTAAAGAGACATATGGCGTGAAAGAGGAAGATGTCATACTATATGGACAGTCAGTTGGTAGTGGACCCACACTGGATCTGGCATCGCGATTGTCCAGATTTAGGGCGGTCGTTCTTCACAGCCCAATACTCTCCGGACTTCGTGTAATGTATCCTGTGAAGCGGACATATTGGTTTGACATATATAAG AATATTGACAAAATACCGTTGGTTGAATGCCCTGTCCTCATTATTCAT GGCACTGCAGATGATGTAGTTGATTGCTCCCATGGCAAACAGCTTTTTGAGCTATCTAAGCAGAAATATGAGCCATTGTGGGTTAAAACTGGTAACCATTGTGATTTGGAGCTCTTCCCGGAGTACATAAAACATTTGAAGAAGTTCATATCAGCTATTGAGAAATCAACTGTTTTTAGAAATGGATCTGCACTTTGCATGGACCAAACAGATAAACCTCGAAGCAGCACAGATTGTAGACCCCGGCCAAGCACAGATCAGAGGGAGAAATCTAGGCAAAGCACAGACAACAGAGATGCTAGAACAAGCACAGATCGAAGAGATAAATCCAGAGCTAACATGGACCGCAAGAGCAAGAGTGTGGATCTCTCAGAGAAGGCAAATAATAATTCAGAACAACCAGAGAAAGCTAGAAAAAGCATTGATCG CTTTGGTGACATGATGAGATCTGCTGTATTGTGCAATATTGATTGCTTCAAGCCTGTTGGAGCAAACGTCTGA
- the LOC107860395 gene encoding F-box/kelch-repeat protein At5g15710 — translation MVEIAESSESGSGLLNSGEVKIGSLPEEDSFHRQVSSFGSSGSRNTSPLGRIGSRNTSPSRQKVVKTKPRGLDEETVTTFVKPVQPDVQMEDNIWPMLPEDLLNEILARVPPFMIFRLRSVCKRWNSILQDHGFLKFHSQVPSHGPCLLTFWKNSQTPQCSVFSLPLKQWFRIPFTFLPQWAFWLVGSSGGLVCFSGLDGMTFKTLVCNPLTQTWRTLPSMHYNQQRQLIMVVDRKDRSFKVIATSDIYGDKSLPTEVYDSKIDKWSLHQTMPAVNLCSSKMAFCDSRLYLETLSPLGLMMYRLDTGQWEHIPAKFPRSLLDGYLVAGTHKRLFLVGRIGLYSTLQSMRIWELDHTKVVWVEISRMPPRYFRALLRLSAERFECFGQDNLICFTSWNQGKGLLYDVDKKLWSWIAGCALQSYNSQVCFYEPRFDASIY, via the coding sequence ATGGTTGAAATAGCCGAATCTTCGGAATCTGGGTCGGGTTTGTTGAATTCGGGAGAGGTAAAAATTGGGTCTTTGCCAGAAGAGGATAGTTTTCACAGACAAGTTAGTAGCTTTGGAAGTAGTGGCTCGAGGAATACAAGCCCATTAGGGCGAATAGGTTCAAGAAACACAAGCCCTTCAAGGCAGAAAGTGGTTAAGACGAAACCCAGGGGATTGGATGAAGAGACTGTAACCACTTTTGTTAAACCTGTTCAACCAGATGTTCAGATGGAAGATAATATCTGGCCAATGCTGCCAGAAGATTTGCTGAATGAGATTTTAGCTAGAGTGCCACCCTTCATGATATTTCGACTCCGATCTGTTTGTAAAAGGTGGAACTCAATTTTGCAAGATCACGGCTTTTTGAAGTTTCACTCTCAAGTTCCCTCCCATGGACCTTGCCTTCTCACATTTTGGAAGAATTCACAGACCCCTCAGTGTTCCGTATTTAGCTTGCCATTGAAACAGTGGTTTAGAATACCATTCACTTTCTTACCACAGTGGGCATTTTGGCTGGTTGGTTCATCAGGAGGTCTTGTTTGTTTCTCAGGATTAGATGGGATGACATTCAAAACTTTAGTTTGTAATCCCCTGACCCAGACCTGGAGGACGTTGCCTAGCATGCATTATAATCAGCAGAGGCAGTTGATTATGGTTGTTGATAGAAAGGATAGGTCATTTAAAGTTATTGCCACTAGTGATATTTATGGTGACAAGTCTTTGCCAACGGAGGTATATGATTCAAAGATCGACAAATGGTCGCTTCACCAGACAATGCCTGCTGTAAACCTTTGTTCCTCCAAGATGGCATTTTGTGATTCAAGGCTGTATTTGGAAACTCTCTCCCCTCTTGGTTTGATGATGTATCGGCTGGATACAGGGCAGTGGGAACATATCCCTGCTAAGTTTCCACGCTCATTGTTGGATGGGTACCTAGTTGCCGGCACTCACAAACGCTTATTTCTGGTTGGAAGGATAGGGCTCTATAGTACTCTTCAAAGTATGAGGATATGGGAACTAGATCACACAAAAGTCGTCTGGGTTGAGATCAGCAGGATGCCTCCAAGATATTTTCGTGCACTTTTAAGACTATCTGCTGAAAGATTTGAATGCTTTGGACAGGATAATCTGATATGCTTCACATCTTGGAACCAAGGAAAAGGGCTTCTTTATGATGTTGATAAGAAGTTGTGGTCTTGGATTGCTGGGTGTGCTCTTCAATCATATAACAGCCAAGTCTGCTTCTATGAGCCAAGATTTGATGCTTCAATATACTAA
- the LOC107861418 gene encoding uncharacterized protein LOC107861418 isoform X1 — translation MVSLSFNIQLVVLVIALLVLQEQHSSAHALFGKLRKKEWLKFNSMQKDHVCYDSVDGIIASVGGIRKMLVKQEHMVDDISVTGDATFDSMKTSQVDTEILKKNARNSLGVINFSEQNLERSKKEESKKFADAEDEVAKLMNKDYTGRNEPRRKPPINNHKPTD, via the exons ATGGTCTCACTTAGTTTCAATATTCAGCTGGTGGTATTAGTAATTGCTTTGCTCGTTCTACAGGAGCAGCACTCTTCAGCTCATGCTCTATTTG GAAAGCTAAGGAAGAAAGAATGGCTAAAGTTCAACTCTATGCAAAAAGATCATGTATGTTAT GATTCAGTGGATGGTATCATTGCCTCTGTGGGTGGAATTAGAAAAATGCTGGTGAAACAAGAGCACATGGTTGATGATATTTCAG TGACAGGAGATGCTACGTTTGATTCAATGAAGACTTCTCAG GTGGATACCGAAATACTGAAGAAGAATGCACGAAACTCCCTTGGCGTAATCAACTTTTCAGAGCAGAATCTCGAGAGAAgtaagaaagaagaatcaaagaagTTTGCTGATGCAGAAGATGAAGTAGCAAAACTTATGAACAAAGACTATACTGGAAGAAACGAGCCTCGCCGCAAGCCGCCTATCAATAATCACAAGCCTACGGACTAA
- the LOC107861418 gene encoding uncharacterized protein LOC107861418 isoform X2, producing the protein MVSLSFNIQLVVLVIALLVLQEQHSSAHALFGKLRKKEWLKFNSMQKDHDSVDGIIASVGGIRKMLVKQEHMVDDISVTGDATFDSMKTSQVDTEILKKNARNSLGVINFSEQNLERSKKEESKKFADAEDEVAKLMNKDYTGRNEPRRKPPINNHKPTD; encoded by the exons ATGGTCTCACTTAGTTTCAATATTCAGCTGGTGGTATTAGTAATTGCTTTGCTCGTTCTACAGGAGCAGCACTCTTCAGCTCATGCTCTATTTG GAAAGCTAAGGAAGAAAGAATGGCTAAAGTTCAACTCTATGCAAAAAGATCAT GATTCAGTGGATGGTATCATTGCCTCTGTGGGTGGAATTAGAAAAATGCTGGTGAAACAAGAGCACATGGTTGATGATATTTCAG TGACAGGAGATGCTACGTTTGATTCAATGAAGACTTCTCAG GTGGATACCGAAATACTGAAGAAGAATGCACGAAACTCCCTTGGCGTAATCAACTTTTCAGAGCAGAATCTCGAGAGAAgtaagaaagaagaatcaaagaagTTTGCTGATGCAGAAGATGAAGTAGCAAAACTTATGAACAAAGACTATACTGGAAGAAACGAGCCTCGCCGCAAGCCGCCTATCAATAATCACAAGCCTACGGACTAA
- the LOC107861419 gene encoding uncharacterized protein LOC107861419 has product MPFKFARNINMVSYRFTIQLVLLIALMLVASARKIPVKPQQMVDDNSGDVAFDSMKISHMNTQVDNQMVKKNKRSPLGTNHFPEQNNERSKTDESMEFVDAEDEVAELMHKDYTGSKRGRVPPSNN; this is encoded by the exons ATGCCTTTTAAGTTTGCCAGAAATATTAATATGGTGTCATATAGATTCACTATTCAGCTGGTACTCTTAATTGCTCTGATGCTTGTTGCCTCTGCTAGAAAAATACCGGTGAAACCACAGCAGATGGTAGATGATAATTCAg GAGATGTTGCATTTGATTCAATGAAGATTTCTCACATGAATACTCAG GTGGATAACCAAATGGTCAAGAAGAACAAAAGGAGCCCCCTCGGCACAAACCACTTTCCAGAACAAAATAATGAGAGAAGTAAGACAGACGAATCAATGGAGTTTGTTGATGCAGAAGATGAAGTAGCAGAGCTTATGCACAAAGACTATACAGGAAGCAAACGCGGCCGCGTGCCGCCCAGCAATAATTAA